From one Microbulbifer sp. A4B17 genomic stretch:
- a CDS encoding PD-(D/E)XK nuclease family protein, whose protein sequence is MLKPAFPALEIFAQLPPGGLLLTPNSRLRNRCQQVFAAQQSPGACWMPPPVESLRSWLDKLWFQLQQRNWQPALQQVLNREQRQLLWQRALDESLDRQLLNSQQLCRDADSALAQLLQWQLISDLSQIDEALTPLLEQFALSMRSDELPLCAMIKAFATELQANSAITPDQRDQLILRAFQEGILEPVAQIDTAGFAQISPLANALIHAGATAVNERPGLTQQSELSVAACADLDEELYQAALWAGQKLAENPGHSVGIVVNNLGQCRAQVEAVFSRVLEPQCLDPQQPRYTLPFNFSAGTPLAQTPIGSAALQLLSLLQDEWDYPQLQNILFSPFWGDNSETWLRSALFRRLQKLELRRIDGATLRYWAERSAEVLHLESPQLPRQLEQMAERARRWQRAPAEIWAARFSETLTALNWPGNRNPDSQEYQQLMQWESILEEFAALSACGGNLTLTQALQLLRQIASRTPFQAETRDGPLQILGVLEAGGLAFDHLRLVGFGQQQWPPAPAPNPLLPIQWQKHWKMPRASAERELELARELTADLLNASGDIIVSFTCEEDGVQQGLSSLFESPQQAQHFAKGALHHHYSQLAQACQLEKVEDKKLPPLTPAECERVRGGASVLKAQALSPLNAQLRFRLGASSFTQPDIGLGPAERGNVVHQVLAEFWQQCGTLTQLQAMDDEQRQAQIERAVERSLGSVRKKYNHLPIGFWAMEKQRLERLLQQWLSVELDRPNFSVEKVEWEQAVEIGGLHFNLRLDRLDQLASGEQLVIDYKTGVPSIRDWLTQRIREPQLPLYALFQPDAHAIAFGQVRNGDCKWNGCGDLEHPITGIKAVGDTEKESPYGTWSNLVEHWRYSLESLATEYRSGVATLAFDRPTDNNSELWPLNRWPEREQITE, encoded by the coding sequence ATGCTGAAGCCGGCATTTCCCGCTCTCGAAATATTTGCACAGCTGCCCCCCGGCGGACTGCTGCTCACCCCCAACAGCCGTCTGCGCAACCGCTGCCAACAGGTGTTTGCCGCGCAGCAGTCGCCCGGTGCCTGCTGGATGCCGCCGCCGGTGGAATCCCTGCGCAGCTGGCTGGACAAGCTCTGGTTCCAACTGCAACAGCGCAACTGGCAGCCCGCCTTGCAGCAGGTATTGAATCGCGAGCAACGGCAATTGCTCTGGCAGCGCGCCCTGGATGAATCCCTGGACCGGCAACTGCTCAACAGCCAGCAACTGTGCCGGGATGCCGATAGCGCCCTGGCGCAGCTGCTCCAATGGCAGCTGATCTCCGATCTCTCGCAAATAGATGAAGCGCTAACTCCCCTACTGGAACAGTTCGCACTCTCTATGCGCAGCGATGAACTGCCGCTGTGCGCCATGATCAAGGCCTTTGCCACTGAACTTCAGGCCAACAGCGCCATCACACCAGACCAGCGCGATCAATTGATCCTGCGCGCATTCCAGGAAGGCATTCTGGAACCCGTCGCACAAATTGATACCGCCGGCTTTGCCCAGATTTCGCCCCTCGCCAATGCCCTGATTCACGCAGGTGCAACAGCCGTTAATGAAAGGCCGGGACTTACCCAGCAAAGTGAATTATCCGTAGCCGCCTGCGCCGATTTGGATGAAGAGCTCTACCAAGCAGCTCTTTGGGCCGGACAAAAGCTCGCCGAAAACCCCGGCCACAGCGTCGGTATAGTGGTGAACAATCTGGGCCAGTGCCGCGCTCAGGTGGAAGCGGTATTTTCCCGCGTGCTCGAGCCCCAATGCCTGGACCCGCAGCAACCGCGCTACACACTGCCGTTTAACTTCTCCGCCGGTACACCCCTGGCGCAAACACCGATCGGCAGCGCCGCCCTGCAATTGCTATCGCTACTGCAAGACGAATGGGATTACCCCCAATTGCAAAATATCCTGTTCAGCCCCTTCTGGGGTGACAACAGTGAAACCTGGCTGCGCAGCGCCCTATTCCGCCGTTTACAAAAACTGGAACTTCGCCGCATCGACGGCGCAACCCTGCGCTACTGGGCCGAGCGCAGCGCAGAAGTCCTCCACTTGGAATCGCCGCAACTGCCCCGCCAGCTGGAACAAATGGCCGAACGCGCCCGGCGCTGGCAGCGAGCCCCCGCAGAAATTTGGGCCGCGCGTTTTTCCGAAACACTTACCGCTTTAAATTGGCCCGGCAACCGCAACCCGGACAGCCAGGAATACCAGCAGCTGATGCAGTGGGAATCCATCCTGGAAGAGTTCGCCGCACTCAGCGCCTGTGGTGGCAACCTTACTCTCACCCAGGCCCTGCAATTGCTGCGTCAGATTGCCAGCCGCACCCCCTTCCAAGCGGAAACCCGCGATGGCCCCCTGCAAATTCTCGGAGTACTGGAAGCCGGCGGCCTCGCCTTCGATCACCTGCGCCTGGTCGGCTTCGGCCAACAGCAATGGCCGCCGGCACCGGCGCCCAATCCGCTGCTGCCGATTCAATGGCAAAAACACTGGAAGATGCCCCGCGCCAGCGCCGAGCGGGAATTGGAACTGGCCCGCGAACTCACCGCCGACCTGCTCAATGCCAGTGGCGATATCATCGTGAGTTTCACCTGCGAAGAAGACGGTGTGCAGCAAGGCCTGAGCAGCTTGTTTGAAAGCCCGCAACAAGCCCAGCACTTTGCCAAAGGCGCCCTGCACCATCACTACAGCCAACTGGCGCAAGCCTGTCAGCTGGAAAAAGTCGAAGACAAAAAGCTACCGCCACTCACCCCCGCCGAATGCGAACGGGTGCGCGGCGGTGCCTCGGTGCTCAAGGCCCAGGCCCTGTCCCCGTTAAATGCCCAATTGCGCTTCCGCCTCGGCGCCAGCAGTTTTACCCAACCGGATATCGGCCTTGGCCCCGCCGAGCGCGGCAATGTGGTGCACCAGGTGTTGGCGGAATTCTGGCAACAGTGCGGCACCCTCACACAACTGCAAGCCATGGACGATGAGCAACGCCAAGCGCAAATCGAGCGCGCGGTAGAACGCTCTCTCGGCAGTGTGCGCAAAAAATACAATCACCTGCCGATCGGATTTTGGGCCATGGAAAAGCAGCGCCTGGAGCGCCTGCTGCAACAATGGTTGTCCGTGGAACTGGACAGGCCCAACTTCTCCGTAGAGAAAGTCGAATGGGAACAAGCCGTGGAAATCGGCGGGCTGCACTTTAACCTGCGCCTAGACCGATTGGATCAACTCGCCAGCGGCGAACAACTGGTAATCGATTACAAAACTGGCGTCCCCAGTATTCGCGACTGGCTTACCCAGCGCATCCGCGAACCCCAGCTGCCGCTCTACGCCCTATTCCAACCGGACGCCCACGCCATCGCCTTCGGCCAGGTGCGCAACGGCGACTGCAAATGGAATGGCTGCGGAGACCTGGAGCACCCCATTACCGGCATTAAAGCCGTGGGCGATACCGAAAAGGAATCCCCCTACGGCACCTGGAGCAATCTGGTGGAGCACTGGCGCTACAGCCTGGAATCCCTCGCCACCGAATATCGCAGTGGTGTAGCCACCCTCGCCTTTGATCGCCCCACCGATAACAATAGTGAACTCTGGCCCCTAAACCGCTGGCCGGAAAGGGAGCAAATAACCGAATGA
- a CDS encoding exodeoxyribonuclease V subunit beta, with amino-acid sequence MNEVVTTPALRRPIDADARSQALDISRSFAVSAPAGSGKTGLLTQRVLKLLAACQQPEEVLAITFTRKAAGEMRERLIDALHSARDQARPDNPHDAITWDLARALLERDRELEWELLQTPQRLRIQTIDGLCRSLASQLPIESGLGAPGEPLERTQIAFELAVVNLLKHLDGETPDADLQQLLLHLDNDLGQLNKLLRILLDKREQWLGPLLSVNFDGAQDYFHFVIDELVTEKLQDLTTALGSYAGELLELASYAGGNLQKENPSHGLCLFAELDDFPSTDSSGLPAWLALGSLLLTTTGDLRKGGGINKKLGFGLPDKKDPERPIAEEYKQRMKDLLAELAGNEPLLSALREVGKLPSGLQQSQWQLLQGLAQVLPKLVAELKLVFQQLGATDYTEVAQAALIALGDSDNPTDLALKLDLQTQHILVDEFQDTSHTQLQLLEKLTAGWQQGDGRTLFIVGDGMQSCYGFRNANVGIFLDARERGIGEVPLETLDLQVNFRSESAVVDWVNETFQRAFPQADNIGRGAVRYLQSEAFKGRKWAEPSVNFYGCIDDEDRNREAIQAVELVQQLQAQDPESRIAILVRKKKHLQKILPALSTANIAFQAPELAPLASKMVVLDLLSLTRALLDPSDRISWLAVLRAPWCGLQLPDLYTLANWGNGDITVTDTSARPLLMALQEVDDIALLSDEGRTRLAQVAPKLLHAWQQRGRKSLRTWIEGLWLELGGPATVAQKSDLNNVQDFLQLLEAFDAGGAITDWQQFTLALEQLYARPAQDAKVQVMTIHKSKGLEFEHVLIPGLDQGGKPGSDQLLRWSEWLSREGESRFLLAPKNARGGRDPVFEYLKHDNSERERLEGTRLLYVGCTRAIRSLHLLACINRDEKKGHLKAPGSAALLAGIWPSVLHHQESDWCHWLEAEESLHNQNEASRDHDYLLRLPNQWQPQAMPRQEWLAQYRMPDYQPKTEEEDNIPELGQVALRWLKHAGTVAHETLATIAETNINDWPPSKLEAQRPLWQLRLKQLGLSATSLERAVEKVEIAVRNSLNCPTGRWLLDGSLRESACELELHSGGRQLRRSIVDRTFIDNEGTRWIVDYKTAEPSGEESQEEFIAAQLEQYRNQLENYRKLFYARGERNIRCALYFPLMQRLVELD; translated from the coding sequence ATGAACGAAGTCGTGACCACTCCCGCCCTACGCCGCCCCATTGATGCTGACGCCCGCAGCCAAGCCCTGGATATCAGCCGCAGCTTTGCCGTGTCTGCCCCGGCGGGCTCCGGTAAAACCGGCCTGCTCACCCAGCGCGTATTAAAGTTGCTCGCCGCCTGCCAGCAACCGGAAGAAGTGCTGGCCATTACCTTCACCCGCAAAGCCGCCGGTGAAATGCGCGAGCGCCTGATCGACGCCCTGCACAGCGCCCGCGACCAAGCCCGGCCAGACAACCCCCACGATGCCATCACCTGGGATTTAGCCCGCGCCCTGCTGGAGCGGGATCGCGAACTGGAATGGGAACTGCTGCAAACACCCCAGCGCCTGCGTATTCAAACCATCGACGGCCTCTGCCGCAGCCTCGCCAGCCAACTGCCGATCGAAAGCGGCCTTGGCGCACCGGGTGAACCCCTGGAGCGCACCCAAATCGCCTTCGAGCTAGCGGTGGTGAACCTGCTCAAACACCTCGATGGCGAAACCCCAGACGCAGACCTACAGCAACTACTGCTCCACCTGGACAACGACCTGGGTCAGCTCAATAAGCTACTGCGTATTTTGTTGGACAAGCGCGAGCAATGGCTCGGCCCACTTTTAAGCGTTAACTTCGATGGCGCCCAGGACTATTTCCATTTTGTTATCGACGAACTGGTGACAGAAAAACTGCAAGATCTCACCACAGCCCTCGGCAGTTACGCCGGGGAACTGCTGGAGCTGGCCAGTTATGCCGGCGGCAATTTACAAAAGGAAAACCCCAGCCACGGCCTGTGCCTCTTCGCCGAACTGGACGATTTCCCCAGCACAGATAGCAGCGGTCTGCCCGCCTGGCTCGCCCTCGGCAGCCTGCTCCTCACCACCACCGGTGATCTGCGCAAAGGCGGCGGCATCAATAAAAAACTCGGTTTTGGCCTGCCGGATAAAAAAGATCCCGAGCGCCCCATCGCCGAAGAATACAAACAGCGCATGAAAGACCTGCTGGCAGAACTGGCCGGCAACGAACCGCTGCTCTCCGCCCTGCGGGAAGTGGGCAAGCTCCCCAGCGGACTGCAACAGAGCCAATGGCAACTGCTGCAAGGGCTCGCCCAGGTACTGCCCAAGTTGGTCGCAGAATTAAAACTGGTATTCCAGCAGCTGGGCGCCACCGACTATACCGAAGTGGCCCAAGCCGCACTGATCGCCCTGGGCGATAGCGATAACCCCACAGACCTGGCCCTAAAACTGGACCTGCAAACCCAGCATATTCTGGTGGACGAGTTCCAGGACACCTCCCACACCCAGCTACAACTGCTGGAAAAACTCACTGCCGGCTGGCAGCAGGGAGACGGCCGCACCTTATTTATTGTCGGCGACGGCATGCAGTCCTGTTACGGCTTCCGCAATGCCAACGTGGGTATTTTCCTGGATGCGCGCGAACGCGGTATCGGTGAAGTGCCCCTTGAAACCCTCGACCTCCAGGTAAATTTCCGCTCCGAAAGCGCAGTGGTGGACTGGGTCAACGAGACTTTCCAAAGGGCTTTTCCGCAAGCGGACAATATCGGTCGCGGCGCCGTGCGCTATCTGCAATCCGAAGCATTTAAAGGCAGAAAATGGGCCGAGCCCTCGGTGAATTTTTACGGCTGCATCGATGACGAAGACCGCAACCGCGAAGCCATCCAAGCGGTTGAACTGGTGCAGCAATTACAAGCGCAAGATCCGGAAAGCCGCATCGCCATTCTGGTGCGCAAGAAAAAACATCTGCAAAAAATTCTGCCAGCCCTAAGTACTGCCAATATCGCCTTCCAGGCCCCAGAGCTAGCACCGCTCGCCAGTAAAATGGTGGTGCTGGATTTACTCAGCCTCACCCGCGCCCTGCTCGACCCCAGCGACCGAATCAGCTGGCTGGCCGTACTCCGCGCCCCCTGGTGCGGACTGCAACTGCCAGACCTTTACACCCTGGCCAACTGGGGCAATGGGGATATCACTGTAACCGACACCAGCGCGCGCCCACTATTAATGGCCTTGCAGGAAGTGGACGATATCGCCCTACTCAGCGATGAAGGGCGCACGCGCCTGGCCCAAGTGGCCCCCAAACTGCTTCACGCCTGGCAACAACGCGGCCGCAAATCCTTGCGCACCTGGATTGAAGGCCTCTGGCTGGAACTGGGCGGCCCCGCCACGGTAGCGCAAAAATCCGACCTGAATAACGTGCAGGATTTTCTGCAATTGTTAGAAGCCTTCGATGCCGGCGGAGCCATTACCGACTGGCAACAGTTCACCCTGGCCCTGGAACAGCTCTACGCCCGCCCCGCCCAGGATGCCAAAGTGCAGGTGATGACCATTCACAAATCCAAAGGGCTGGAGTTCGAACACGTACTGATCCCAGGCCTGGACCAAGGCGGCAAACCCGGCAGCGACCAGCTGCTGCGCTGGAGCGAATGGCTCAGCCGCGAAGGCGAAAGCCGCTTTCTGCTCGCCCCCAAAAATGCACGCGGCGGCCGCGACCCGGTTTTTGAATACCTGAAGCACGACAACAGCGAGCGCGAACGTCTGGAAGGTACGCGCCTGTTGTATGTAGGCTGCACCCGCGCCATCCGCTCGCTGCATCTTTTGGCCTGCATCAACCGGGATGAAAAAAAGGGCCACCTAAAAGCCCCCGGCAGCGCCGCCCTACTCGCCGGCATCTGGCCCAGTGTTTTGCACCACCAGGAAAGCGATTGGTGCCACTGGCTGGAAGCGGAAGAATCCTTACACAACCAAAACGAAGCCAGCAGAGATCACGACTACCTGCTGCGCCTGCCCAACCAATGGCAACCCCAAGCTATGCCCCGGCAGGAATGGCTGGCCCAATACCGCATGCCAGACTACCAACCCAAAACAGAGGAAGAAGACAATATTCCCGAACTGGGCCAGGTAGCCCTGCGCTGGCTCAAACACGCCGGCACCGTAGCCCACGAAACCCTCGCCACCATTGCCGAGACCAATATCAACGACTGGCCACCCAGCAAACTGGAAGCCCAACGCCCCCTATGGCAACTGCGCCTGAAACAATTGGGCCTATCTGCCACCAGCCTGGAGCGCGCCGTCGAGAAAGTGGAAATCGCTGTACGCAACAGCCTTAACTGCCCCACCGGCCGCTGGCTATTGGATGGCTCACTAAGAGAATCTGCCTGCGAACTGGAACTCCACAGCGGTGGCCGACAGTTGCGGCGCTCCATTGTGGACCGCACCTTTATCGATAACGAAGGTACCCGCTGGATTGTGGATTACAAAACCGCAGAGCCCAGTGGTGAGGAAAGCCAGGAAGAGTTTATTGCGGCTCAATTGGAGCAGTATCGGAATCAGCTGGAGAATTACCGCAAGCTCTTTTATGCGCGGGGAGAGCGGAATATTCGGTGTGCTTTGTATTTTCCGTTGATGCAGAGGTTGGTGGAGTTGGATTAG